One genomic region from Drosophila busckii strain San Diego stock center, stock number 13000-0081.31 chromosome 3R, ASM1175060v1, whole genome shotgun sequence encodes:
- the LOC108603119 gene encoding microtubule-associated protein tau isoform X4: MADVMEKSSVLEAAALSEPLSQPTQPLLQPMQQQQQLQQQQQQQQQQQQQPQLQQQQKAEPAQAVNARQEPKEGDNDSGVDESTQEKDRNGPHSPSSPVKTPTSTSSKPDKSGISRPPSATPSNKSASKSRSASKNRLLLKTPEPEPAKKVPMNKIQVGHAPSPNLKAVRSKIGSLDNATYKPGGGNVKIESKKIDIKAAPRIEAKNDKYAPKGGEKKIVSTKLQWNAKSKIGSLDNAAHKPGGGDKKIETLKMDFGNKAKPKVGSKDNVKHQPGGGDIKIQSQKIEIKAQSKVGSLDNVKHKPGGGEKKIFDDKDYLKNVEHSVALTTPPTQSPLPSMTASISGADENLNQQC; encoded by the exons ATGGCGGATGTAATGGAGAAAAGCTCTGTGCtggaagctgcagctttgagcGAGCCGCTTTCCCAGCCAACGCAACCGCTGTTGCAgccaatgcaacaacaacaacaacttcagcaacaacaacagcagcaacaacagcagcaacaacagccgcaactgcaacaacaacagaaagcTGAACCGGCGCAAGCGGTAAACGCTAGACAGGAGCCAAAAG AAGGTGACAATGACAGCGGCGTGGATGAGTCCACTCAAGAGAAG GATCGCAACGGACCGCATTCGCCTAGCTCACCGGTTAAGACGCCCACATCGACCTCATCGAAGCCAGACAAGTCGGGCATATCGCGCCCGCCAAGCGCCACGCCTTCAAATAAATCAGCCTCCAAATCGCGCAGCGCCTCGAAGAATCGCTTGCTGCTGAAGACGCCCGAGCCAGAGCCAGCCAAGAAAG TACCAATGAACAAGATACAAGTGGGACATGCGCCTTCGCCCAATCTGAAGGCGGTGCGCTCAAAGATTGGCTCGCTGGACAACGCCACCTACAAGCCAGGCGGCGGCAATGTAAAAATCGAGTCCAAGAAGATTGATATCAAGGCTGCGCCACGCATAGAGGCCAAAAACGACAAGTATGCTCCCAAGGGCGGCGAGAAGAAG aTAGTTTCAACAAAGTTGCAGTGGAATGCCAAATCAAAGATTGGCTCATTGGATAATGCGGCCCACAAGCCGGGCGGCGGCGACAAGAAGATTGAAACGCTCAAAATGGACTTTGGCAACAAGGCCAAGCCCAAGGTGGGCTCCAAGGACAATGTTAAGCATCAGCCCGGTGGCGGCGATATTAAG ATACAATcgcaaaaaatagaaattaagGCACAAAGCAAAGTTGGCTCTTTGGATAATGTAAAGCACAAGCCCGGTGGCGGTGAAAAGAAGATATTCGATGATAAGgattatttgaaaaatgttgaacACTCTGTTGCACTGACAACACCACCAACACAG AGTCCACTACCATCCATGACGGCTTCAATAAGCGGCGCTGATGAAAATCTAAATCAACAATgttaa
- the LOC108603119 gene encoding microtubule-associated protein tau isoform X2 — MADVMEKSSVLEAAALSEPLSQPTQPLLQPMQQQQQLQQQQQQQQQQQQQPQLQQQQKAEPAQAVNARQEPKEGDNDSGVDESTQEKDRNGPHSPSSPVKTPTSTSSKPDKSGISRPPSATPSNKSASKSRSASKNRLLLKTPEPEPAKKVPMNKIQVGHAPSPNLKAVRSKIGSLDNATYKPGGGNVKIESKKIDIKAAPRIEAKNDKYAPKGGEKKIVSTKLQWNAKSKIGSLDNAAHKPGGGDKKIETLKMDFGNKAKPKVGSKDNVKHQPGGGDIKIQSQKIEIKAQSKVGSLDNVKHKPGGGEKKIFDDKDYLKNVEHSVALTTPPTQCASQGRLIATIHLEFGLCNSDCVCNDIFESLFKQK; from the exons ATGGCGGATGTAATGGAGAAAAGCTCTGTGCtggaagctgcagctttgagcGAGCCGCTTTCCCAGCCAACGCAACCGCTGTTGCAgccaatgcaacaacaacaacaacttcagcaacaacaacagcagcaacaacagcagcaacaacagccgcaactgcaacaacaacagaaagcTGAACCGGCGCAAGCGGTAAACGCTAGACAGGAGCCAAAAG AAGGTGACAATGACAGCGGCGTGGATGAGTCCACTCAAGAGAAG GATCGCAACGGACCGCATTCGCCTAGCTCACCGGTTAAGACGCCCACATCGACCTCATCGAAGCCAGACAAGTCGGGCATATCGCGCCCGCCAAGCGCCACGCCTTCAAATAAATCAGCCTCCAAATCGCGCAGCGCCTCGAAGAATCGCTTGCTGCTGAAGACGCCCGAGCCAGAGCCAGCCAAGAAAG TACCAATGAACAAGATACAAGTGGGACATGCGCCTTCGCCCAATCTGAAGGCGGTGCGCTCAAAGATTGGCTCGCTGGACAACGCCACCTACAAGCCAGGCGGCGGCAATGTAAAAATCGAGTCCAAGAAGATTGATATCAAGGCTGCGCCACGCATAGAGGCCAAAAACGACAAGTATGCTCCCAAGGGCGGCGAGAAGAAG aTAGTTTCAACAAAGTTGCAGTGGAATGCCAAATCAAAGATTGGCTCATTGGATAATGCGGCCCACAAGCCGGGCGGCGGCGACAAGAAGATTGAAACGCTCAAAATGGACTTTGGCAACAAGGCCAAGCCCAAGGTGGGCTCCAAGGACAATGTTAAGCATCAGCCCGGTGGCGGCGATATTAAG ATACAATcgcaaaaaatagaaattaagGCACAAAGCAAAGTTGGCTCTTTGGATAATGTAAAGCACAAGCCCGGTGGCGGTGAAAAGAAGATATTCGATGATAAGgattatttgaaaaatgttgaacACTCTGTTGCACTGACAACACCACCAACACAG TGCGCGTCTCAAGGACGCTTGATCGCCACCATTCATCTAGAATTCGGTCTATGTAACTCTGACTGTGTGTGTAACGATATATTTGAATcgctttttaaacaaaaatga
- the LOC108603119 gene encoding microtubule-associated protein tau isoform X5, translating to MSDADAMRPGAGPPPQPRPPFPGARPMVGVGPRPPMPPNMAVRGAMPPPLRPTDSKSNLLMGPPPPGMRPGMPPRPPNAGGPMSPTGQGPPRPQGGFPWPPRPPQNMQRAPQAAPPTFARPMPGQPLQAPYRPPLYNQQQLPQQQLQQQQLPMQQMQQQQQPQLLQQQQQQPQLRPQSAASVHNEDDDDVIMGTAVTPLKSYSMRNDPMGSPLLEETEPPFDTATDVLTKTNVYKGDNDSGVDESTQEKDRNGPHSPSSPVKTPTSTSSKPDKSGISRPPSATPSNKSASKSRSASKNRLLLKTPEPEPAKKVPMNKIQVGHAPSPNLKAVRSKIGSLDNATYKPGGGNVKIESKKIDIKAAPRIEAKNDKYAPKGGEKKIVSTKLQWNAKSKIGSLDNAAHKPGGGDKKIETLKMDFGNKAKPKVGSKDNVKHQPGGGDIKIQSQKIEIKAQSKVGSLDNVKHKPGGGEKKIFDDKDYLKNVEHSVALTTPPTQSPLPSMTASISGADENLNQQC from the exons ATGAGTGATGCCGATGCG ATGCGTCCTGGCGCTGGACCGCCgccacagccacgcccaccttTTCCAGGCGCACGTCCAATGGTCGGCGTAGGCCCACGCCCACCTATGCCGCCCAATATGGCTGTGCGTGGTGCAATGCCGCCACCGCTGCGTCCAACAGACAGCAAGAGCAACTTGCTCATGGGCCCGCCACCACCAGGCATGCGTCCAGGCATGCCGCCACGCCCACCCAATGCTGGTGGACCCATGAGTCCGACTGGACAGGGCCCGCCGCGTCCGCAGGGCGGCTTTCCTTGgccgccacgcccaccacAAAACATGCAACGAGCGCCGCAAGCAGCGCCGCCAACTTTTGCGCGTCCCATGCCCGGACAGCCGCTGCAGGCGCCCTATAGACCGCCACTCTACAATCAGCAACAACTgccgcaacaacagctgcagcagcaacagttgcccaTGCAacagatgcagcagcagcagcagccgcaactactacaacagcagcagcagcaaccacaattACGCCCACAATCTGCCGCCAGTGTGCACAatgaagatgatgatgatgtcaTAATGGGCACAGCTGTTACGCCGCTCAAGAGTTACAGCATGCGCAATGACCCCATGGGCTCACCGCTGCTGGAGGAGACGGAGCCGCCGTTTGATACAGCAACAGATGTTTTAACTAAGACAAACGTTTATA AAGGTGACAATGACAGCGGCGTGGATGAGTCCACTCAAGAGAAG GATCGCAACGGACCGCATTCGCCTAGCTCACCGGTTAAGACGCCCACATCGACCTCATCGAAGCCAGACAAGTCGGGCATATCGCGCCCGCCAAGCGCCACGCCTTCAAATAAATCAGCCTCCAAATCGCGCAGCGCCTCGAAGAATCGCTTGCTGCTGAAGACGCCCGAGCCAGAGCCAGCCAAGAAAG TACCAATGAACAAGATACAAGTGGGACATGCGCCTTCGCCCAATCTGAAGGCGGTGCGCTCAAAGATTGGCTCGCTGGACAACGCCACCTACAAGCCAGGCGGCGGCAATGTAAAAATCGAGTCCAAGAAGATTGATATCAAGGCTGCGCCACGCATAGAGGCCAAAAACGACAAGTATGCTCCCAAGGGCGGCGAGAAGAAG aTAGTTTCAACAAAGTTGCAGTGGAATGCCAAATCAAAGATTGGCTCATTGGATAATGCGGCCCACAAGCCGGGCGGCGGCGACAAGAAGATTGAAACGCTCAAAATGGACTTTGGCAACAAGGCCAAGCCCAAGGTGGGCTCCAAGGACAATGTTAAGCATCAGCCCGGTGGCGGCGATATTAAG ATACAATcgcaaaaaatagaaattaagGCACAAAGCAAAGTTGGCTCTTTGGATAATGTAAAGCACAAGCCCGGTGGCGGTGAAAAGAAGATATTCGATGATAAGgattatttgaaaaatgttgaacACTCTGTTGCACTGACAACACCACCAACACAG AGTCCACTACCATCCATGACGGCTTCAATAAGCGGCGCTGATGAAAATCTAAATCAACAATgttaa
- the LOC108601660 gene encoding myosin light chain alkali isoform X1, with protein sequence MADVPKREVENVEFVFEVMGSPGEGIDAFDLGDALRALNLNPTLALIEKMGGTKKRNEKKIKMDEFLPIYSQVKKEKEQGCYEDFIECLKLYDKEENGSMLLAELQHALLALGECLDDEQVENLFADCMDPEDDEGMIPYSQFIQRLMSDPIVFD encoded by the exons ATG GCTGATGTTCCAAAGCGTGAAGTTGAAA aTGTCGAATTCGTTTTCGAAGTTATGGGCTCTCCCGGTGAGGGCATCGATGCCTTCGATCTTGGCGATGCTCTGCGCGCTTTGAACTTGAACCCCACCCTGGCTCTGATTGAGAAAATGGGCGGCACCAAGAAGCGCAACGAGAAGAAGATCAAGATGGACGAATTCTTGCCCATCTACTCACAGGTCAAGAAGGAGAAGGAGCAGGGCTGCTATGAGGATTTCATTGAGTGCTTGAAGCTCTACGACAAGGAGGAGAACGGCAGCATGTTGCTCGCTGAATTGCAGCACGCTCTGTTGGCTCTTG GTGAGTGCCTGGATGATGAACAAGTGGAAAATCTGTTCGCCGACTGCATGGATCCCGAGGATGATGAGGGCATGATCCCCTACTCCC AGTTCATCCAGCGCCTGATGAGCGACCCCATTGTCTTCGACTAA
- the LOC108601660 gene encoding myosin light chain alkali isoform X2, giving the protein MADVPKREVENVEFVFEVMGSPGEGIDAFDLGDALRALNLNPTLALIEKMGGTKKRNEKKIKMDEFLPIYSQVKKEKEQGCYEDFIECLKLYDKEENGSMLLAELQHALLALGECLDDEQVENLFADCMDPEDDEGMIPYSPFLARMCDRPDAL; this is encoded by the exons ATG GCTGATGTTCCAAAGCGTGAAGTTGAAA aTGTCGAATTCGTTTTCGAAGTTATGGGCTCTCCCGGTGAGGGCATCGATGCCTTCGATCTTGGCGATGCTCTGCGCGCTTTGAACTTGAACCCCACCCTGGCTCTGATTGAGAAAATGGGCGGCACCAAGAAGCGCAACGAGAAGAAGATCAAGATGGACGAATTCTTGCCCATCTACTCACAGGTCAAGAAGGAGAAGGAGCAGGGCTGCTATGAGGATTTCATTGAGTGCTTGAAGCTCTACGACAAGGAGGAGAACGGCAGCATGTTGCTCGCTGAATTGCAGCACGCTCTGTTGGCTCTTG GTGAGTGCCTGGATGATGAACAAGTGGAAAATCTGTTCGCCGACTGCATGGATCCCGAGGATGATGAGGGCATGATCCCCTACTCCC CATTCCTCGCAAGAATGTGTGACAGACCAGATGCGCTATAA
- the LOC108603119 gene encoding microtubule-associated protein tau isoform X1 gives MADVMEKSSVLEAAALSEPLSQPTQPLLQPMQQQQQLQQQQQQQQQQQQQPQLQQQQKAEPAQAVNARQEPKEGDNDSGVDESTQEKDRNGPHSPSSPVKTPTSTSSKPDKSGISRPPSATPSNKSASKSRSASKNRLLLKTPEPEPAKKVPMNKIQVGHAPSPNLKAVRSKIGSLDNATYKPGGGNVKIESKKIDIKAAPRIEAKNDKYAPKGGEKKIVSTKLQWNAKSKIGSLDNAAHKPGGGDKKIETLKMDFGNKAKPKVGSKDNVKHQPGGGDIKDNNAKDIQSQKIEIKAQSKVGSLDNVKHKPGGGEKKIFDDKDYLKNVEHSVALTTPPTQCASQGRLIATIHLEFGLCNSDCVCNDIFESLFKQK, from the exons ATGGCGGATGTAATGGAGAAAAGCTCTGTGCtggaagctgcagctttgagcGAGCCGCTTTCCCAGCCAACGCAACCGCTGTTGCAgccaatgcaacaacaacaacaacttcagcaacaacaacagcagcaacaacagcagcaacaacagccgcaactgcaacaacaacagaaagcTGAACCGGCGCAAGCGGTAAACGCTAGACAGGAGCCAAAAG AAGGTGACAATGACAGCGGCGTGGATGAGTCCACTCAAGAGAAG GATCGCAACGGACCGCATTCGCCTAGCTCACCGGTTAAGACGCCCACATCGACCTCATCGAAGCCAGACAAGTCGGGCATATCGCGCCCGCCAAGCGCCACGCCTTCAAATAAATCAGCCTCCAAATCGCGCAGCGCCTCGAAGAATCGCTTGCTGCTGAAGACGCCCGAGCCAGAGCCAGCCAAGAAAG TACCAATGAACAAGATACAAGTGGGACATGCGCCTTCGCCCAATCTGAAGGCGGTGCGCTCAAAGATTGGCTCGCTGGACAACGCCACCTACAAGCCAGGCGGCGGCAATGTAAAAATCGAGTCCAAGAAGATTGATATCAAGGCTGCGCCACGCATAGAGGCCAAAAACGACAAGTATGCTCCCAAGGGCGGCGAGAAGAAG aTAGTTTCAACAAAGTTGCAGTGGAATGCCAAATCAAAGATTGGCTCATTGGATAATGCGGCCCACAAGCCGGGCGGCGGCGACAAGAAGATTGAAACGCTCAAAATGGACTTTGGCAACAAGGCCAAGCCCAAGGTGGGCTCCAAGGACAATGTTAAGCATCAGCCCGGTGGCGGCGATATTAAG gATAACAACGCCAAGGAT ATACAATcgcaaaaaatagaaattaagGCACAAAGCAAAGTTGGCTCTTTGGATAATGTAAAGCACAAGCCCGGTGGCGGTGAAAAGAAGATATTCGATGATAAGgattatttgaaaaatgttgaacACTCTGTTGCACTGACAACACCACCAACACAG TGCGCGTCTCAAGGACGCTTGATCGCCACCATTCATCTAGAATTCGGTCTATGTAACTCTGACTGTGTGTGTAACGATATATTTGAATcgctttttaaacaaaaatga
- the LOC108603119 gene encoding microtubule-associated protein tau isoform X3 yields MADVMEKSSVLEAAALSEPLSQPTQPLLQPMQQQQQLQQQQQQQQQQQQQPQLQQQQKAEPAQAVNARQEPKEGDNDSGVDESTQEKDRNGPHSPSSPVKTPTSTSSKPDKSGISRPPSATPSNKSASKSRSASKNRLLLKTPEPEPAKKVPMNKIQVGHAPSPNLKAVRSKIGSLDNATYKPGGGNVKIESKKIDIKAAPRIEAKNDKYAPKGGEKKIVSTKLQWNAKSKIGSLDNAAHKPGGGDKKIETLKMDFGNKAKPKVGSKDNVKHQPGGGDIKDNNAKDIQSQKIEIKAQSKVGSLDNVKHKPGGGEKKIFDDKDYLKNVEHSVALTTPPTQSPLPSMTASISGADENLNQQC; encoded by the exons ATGGCGGATGTAATGGAGAAAAGCTCTGTGCtggaagctgcagctttgagcGAGCCGCTTTCCCAGCCAACGCAACCGCTGTTGCAgccaatgcaacaacaacaacaacttcagcaacaacaacagcagcaacaacagcagcaacaacagccgcaactgcaacaacaacagaaagcTGAACCGGCGCAAGCGGTAAACGCTAGACAGGAGCCAAAAG AAGGTGACAATGACAGCGGCGTGGATGAGTCCACTCAAGAGAAG GATCGCAACGGACCGCATTCGCCTAGCTCACCGGTTAAGACGCCCACATCGACCTCATCGAAGCCAGACAAGTCGGGCATATCGCGCCCGCCAAGCGCCACGCCTTCAAATAAATCAGCCTCCAAATCGCGCAGCGCCTCGAAGAATCGCTTGCTGCTGAAGACGCCCGAGCCAGAGCCAGCCAAGAAAG TACCAATGAACAAGATACAAGTGGGACATGCGCCTTCGCCCAATCTGAAGGCGGTGCGCTCAAAGATTGGCTCGCTGGACAACGCCACCTACAAGCCAGGCGGCGGCAATGTAAAAATCGAGTCCAAGAAGATTGATATCAAGGCTGCGCCACGCATAGAGGCCAAAAACGACAAGTATGCTCCCAAGGGCGGCGAGAAGAAG aTAGTTTCAACAAAGTTGCAGTGGAATGCCAAATCAAAGATTGGCTCATTGGATAATGCGGCCCACAAGCCGGGCGGCGGCGACAAGAAGATTGAAACGCTCAAAATGGACTTTGGCAACAAGGCCAAGCCCAAGGTGGGCTCCAAGGACAATGTTAAGCATCAGCCCGGTGGCGGCGATATTAAG gATAACAACGCCAAGGAT ATACAATcgcaaaaaatagaaattaagGCACAAAGCAAAGTTGGCTCTTTGGATAATGTAAAGCACAAGCCCGGTGGCGGTGAAAAGAAGATATTCGATGATAAGgattatttgaaaaatgttgaacACTCTGTTGCACTGACAACACCACCAACACAG AGTCCACTACCATCCATGACGGCTTCAATAAGCGGCGCTGATGAAAATCTAAATCAACAATgttaa